From a single Calothrix sp. NIES-2098 genomic region:
- a CDS encoding FAD-dependent pyridine nucleotide-disulfide oxidoreductase encodes MIGSIENNSPHKVVIVGGGFGGLYTAQSLAKANVNVTLIDKRNFHLFQPLLYQVATGTLSPADISSPLRAVLSKSKNTKVMLGEVTDIDPQAQKAIVGDEAIPYDTLIIATGVKHSYFGKDQWEEFAPGLKTVEDAIEMRRRIFMAFEAAEKETDPEKRRAWLTFVIVGGGPTGVELAGALADLAYETLKQDFRNIDTSETKILLLEGMDRILPPYVPELSQAAEASLQRFGVEVQTKTLVTNIENDIVTIKQENEEKKIASKTILWAAGVQASRIGKVLAERTGVECDRVGRVIVEPDLSIKGYPNIFVIGDLANFSHQTGKPLPGVAPVAKQEGEYVAALIKQRLHNQTLPQFSYIDRGSLAMIGHNSAVVDLGFIKLTGFIAWLFWLFIHIYFLIEFDNKLIVMLQWAWNYVTRKRGARLITGQELQPSE; translated from the coding sequence ATGATAGGTTCAATTGAAAATAATTCACCTCATAAAGTTGTGATTGTTGGTGGTGGCTTTGGCGGATTGTACACTGCACAGTCTCTTGCCAAAGCTAATGTTAACGTTACTCTCATTGATAAACGTAACTTTCACCTATTTCAACCCCTGTTATACCAAGTTGCTACAGGTACGCTATCACCTGCTGATATTTCTTCACCTTTGCGAGCAGTACTCAGTAAAAGCAAGAATACAAAAGTCATGCTGGGTGAAGTTACTGATATCGATCCCCAAGCACAAAAAGCGATCGTCGGCGATGAAGCAATACCTTATGACACACTAATTATTGCCACAGGTGTAAAACATTCCTATTTTGGTAAAGACCAATGGGAAGAATTTGCGCCTGGTTTGAAAACTGTAGAAGATGCTATCGAAATGCGCCGCCGAATTTTTATGGCATTTGAAGCAGCAGAAAAAGAAACCGACCCAGAAAAACGTCGTGCTTGGTTAACTTTTGTCATTGTAGGTGGTGGCCCTACTGGAGTCGAGTTAGCAGGCGCACTCGCAGATTTAGCCTACGAAACCCTCAAACAAGATTTTCGCAACATCGACACATCAGAAACGAAAATCTTACTTCTTGAAGGTATGGATCGCATCCTGCCACCTTATGTACCAGAATTATCCCAAGCAGCCGAAGCATCTCTGCAACGTTTTGGTGTGGAGGTACAAACAAAAACTTTGGTAACAAATATTGAAAACGATATTGTTACCATCAAACAAGAAAATGAAGAGAAAAAGATTGCCTCAAAAACCATATTGTGGGCAGCAGGCGTTCAAGCTTCCCGAATAGGGAAAGTATTAGCAGAACGCACAGGTGTAGAATGCGATCGCGTTGGTCGAGTCATTGTTGAACCTGACTTAAGTATTAAAGGCTATCCGAATATTTTTGTAATTGGTGACTTAGCCAATTTTTCTCATCAAACTGGTAAACCTCTCCCTGGAGTTGCACCTGTAGCCAAGCAAGAAGGGGAATATGTCGCAGCATTAATTAAACAGCGGCTGCACAATCAAACCTTGCCACAATTTTCTTACATCGACCGCGGTAGTTTGGCAATGATTGGACATAATTCCGCAGTTGTAGATTTAGGTTTTATCAAACTTACAGGTTTCATTGCCTGGCTATTTTGGCTATTCATTCATATCTACTTCTTAATCGAATTTGACAACAAATTAATCGTAATGCTCCAGTGGGCATGGAATTATGTCACTCGCAAACGAGGAGCCAGATTGATTACAGGTCAAGAATTGCAGCCAAGTGAGTGA
- a CDS encoding glucuronate isomerase HrmI: MLTKTWSLSRDRCFAPDPIQRQIAHKFFDNISSLPIVCPHGHVDPALLADPAARFGSPTELLIIPDHYIFRMLYSRGISLESLGIPTTDGSPVETDHRKIWQLFADHFYLFRGTPSGLWLREELTNVFGVDEPLNSRNAGYIYDYLAEKLALPEFSPRALFKRFHIEVLCTTDAASDRLEHHQSLHQEGWTQIRPTFRPDAVVNLDTPGWRENLAKLESSVGREISTYATFIQVLEERRAYFKKMGATATDHSAATPYTAQLSDQEAEAIFTRALAGKLNSFDAQQFTGHMFVEMARMSAEDGLVMQMHCGVTRNHNPAIFERFGSDKGADIPLQLEWTQNLRPLLSAYGNHKNFHLILFGMDESTYSRELAPLAGHYPAVLLGPPWWFHDSVNGMERYFDRVMETAGLYNTAGFNDDTRAFVSIPARHTVWRRVACNWLAGLVVRGLVEEEEGFEMAQALVYDLAKSAYKLD, from the coding sequence ATGTTAACTAAAACATGGAGTTTATCACGCGATCGCTGTTTTGCTCCTGACCCAATTCAACGACAAATAGCCCATAAATTTTTTGATAACATCTCCTCTCTACCAATTGTCTGCCCCCACGGACACGTAGATCCAGCCTTGTTAGCCGATCCAGCAGCTCGTTTTGGTTCGCCAACGGAATTATTAATTATCCCCGACCACTACATTTTCCGTATGCTTTATAGTCGGGGCATATCTCTAGAATCTCTCGGCATACCTACTACTGATGGTTCGCCAGTAGAAACCGACCATCGTAAAATCTGGCAGCTTTTCGCAGACCATTTTTATCTATTTCGGGGTACTCCCTCCGGGTTGTGGTTGAGAGAAGAACTAACTAATGTTTTTGGGGTGGATGAGCCTTTAAATTCTCGCAATGCTGGCTATATCTACGATTACCTGGCAGAAAAGTTAGCTTTGCCTGAGTTCTCACCGCGGGCGCTATTCAAACGCTTCCACATTGAAGTACTTTGTACCACTGATGCAGCTAGCGATCGCCTCGAACACCATCAATCTTTACACCAAGAAGGTTGGACTCAAATTAGACCGACCTTCCGACCAGATGCAGTAGTTAACTTAGATACTCCCGGTTGGCGCGAAAATCTTGCCAAGTTGGAAAGCAGTGTAGGTAGAGAAATTAGCACCTACGCTACTTTTATCCAGGTTTTAGAAGAACGTCGAGCTTACTTTAAAAAGATGGGTGCGACTGCTACCGACCACAGCGCAGCTACACCTTATACCGCACAACTCTCTGACCAAGAAGCAGAGGCTATCTTTACTAGAGCTTTAGCTGGAAAGCTCAATTCATTTGATGCACAGCAATTCACTGGTCATATGTTCGTAGAAATGGCTCGGATGAGTGCGGAAGATGGCTTAGTCATGCAAATGCATTGTGGTGTTACACGCAACCATAACCCAGCAATCTTTGAGCGATTTGGATCTGATAAAGGTGCTGATATTCCATTGCAATTAGAGTGGACTCAAAATCTACGTCCGTTGTTATCAGCCTACGGTAATCACAAGAATTTTCACCTCATTCTGTTTGGCATGGATGAAAGTACTTACAGTCGGGAATTAGCGCCGTTAGCTGGTCATTATCCTGCTGTATTGCTGGGGCCGCCCTGGTGGTTTCACGACAGTGTGAATGGTATGGAGCGCTACTTCGATCGGGTGATGGAAACTGCTGGTCTTTACAATACGGCTGGGTTTAATGATGATACACGGGCTTTCGTTTCTATTCCCGCCCGTCATACTGTTTGGCGGCGTGTAGCTTGTAATTGGTTGGCTGGGTTGGTAGTGCGTGGGTTAGTTGAGGAAGAGGAAGGTTTTGAAATGGCTCAGGCTTTGGTTTATGACCTGGCTAAGAGCGCTTACAAATTAGATTAA
- a CDS encoding short-chain dehydrogenase/reductase SDR HrmU, with amino-acid sequence MTELLNKADFILDKLFSLKDQVAVVTGGSGVLGGAMARGLALAGARVVVLGRNEVRAKAVVADITANGGESMAVLADVGDRSQLEVARDSVLKHWGQIDILINAAGGNIPAATITPDATFFDMPHAAFAQVVDLNLVGTLIPSQVFGQAMVDRNQPRGCIVNISSMSAIRAISRVVGYSAAKAAIDNFTRWLAVELAQKYGAGLRVNAIAPGFFIGEQNRDLLLNPDGSLSDRGQKIIDHTPAGRFGEPEELLSTLIWLCSSGSSFVNGVVVPVDGGFSIYSGV; translated from the coding sequence ATGACAGAGTTATTGAATAAAGCAGATTTTATTTTGGATAAACTTTTTAGCCTCAAAGATCAGGTAGCAGTAGTTACAGGCGGTTCTGGTGTGCTGGGTGGGGCTATGGCACGGGGTTTAGCTTTGGCGGGAGCGCGAGTGGTTGTTCTCGGTCGCAATGAAGTACGGGCGAAAGCTGTGGTAGCTGATATTACTGCCAATGGTGGGGAAAGTATGGCTGTGCTGGCGGATGTGGGCGATCGCTCTCAGTTAGAAGTAGCCAGAGATAGTGTATTAAAGCATTGGGGACAGATAGATATCTTGATAAACGCGGCTGGTGGGAATATTCCGGCGGCGACAATTACTCCTGATGCGACTTTTTTTGATATGCCACACGCGGCTTTTGCGCAAGTAGTCGATCTCAATCTGGTGGGTACTTTAATACCCAGCCAGGTTTTTGGTCAAGCGATGGTAGACAGAAATCAGCCTCGTGGTTGTATTGTGAATATTTCTTCGATGTCTGCTATTCGTGCGATTAGTCGGGTGGTGGGTTATTCAGCTGCGAAAGCTGCGATTGATAACTTTACACGTTGGCTAGCTGTAGAACTCGCTCAAAAGTATGGAGCCGGGTTGCGAGTAAATGCGATCGCCCCAGGTTTTTTTATTGGGGAGCAAAATCGAGATTTACTGTTAAATCCAGATGGTAGTTTAAGCGATCGCGGGCAAAAAATCATTGACCATACCCCCGCTGGGCGTTTTGGCGAACCGGAGGAATTACTCAGCACTTTGATTTGGTTATGCAGTTCCGGTTCTAGTTTCGTCAATGGGGTAGTCGTACCTGTAGACGGTGGCTTTAGTATCTACAGTGGAGTATAA
- a CDS encoding deoxyhypusine synthase, with protein MLSQGYTRISRKLDNIRFGAFTFRDLKMSKQLGQKIAPIPMSTDISVVDLIDNYFTAYNSARLREICQLLSRDVLTDGVTVGVSLSGAMTPAGFGVSVLAPLIRNGFIDWMISTGANLYHDMHYGLGFELFAGNPFLDDVKLRQQGTIRIYDIIFGYDVLLETDAFIRKILQAEPFQKRMGTAEFHHLLGKYVWEIEKQLGVKNSCLLATAYEYGVPIYTSSPGDSSIGMNVAALAFEGSQLILDPSIDVNETAAIAYNAREGEGKSAAVIIGGGSPKNFLLQTQPQIHEVLGLEERGHDYFVQFTDARPDTGGLSGATPSEAVSWGKIDPEELPSTIVCYTDSTIALPLVTAYVLKQCQPRPLKRLYDRREAIVEALRQDYLAAKSQPSDKIPAAVADDASQQAATYPCGRLIPNTP; from the coding sequence ATGTTATCTCAAGGTTATACAAGAATTAGCAGAAAGCTAGATAACATTAGATTCGGCGCGTTTACTTTTCGGGATCTCAAAATGTCAAAACAGCTGGGTCAAAAAATTGCACCCATACCGATGTCAACAGATATTAGTGTGGTTGATTTGATTGATAATTACTTCACCGCTTACAACTCAGCACGGTTACGGGAAATTTGCCAACTGCTGAGTCGCGATGTGCTGACGGATGGTGTAACGGTGGGTGTTAGCCTTTCTGGCGCAATGACACCAGCCGGCTTCGGGGTTTCTGTTCTTGCACCTTTGATTCGCAACGGCTTTATTGATTGGATGATTAGCACCGGTGCAAATCTTTATCACGATATGCACTACGGTTTGGGTTTTGAATTATTTGCGGGTAATCCCTTTTTGGATGATGTGAAGCTACGCCAACAAGGAACTATCCGAATTTATGACATTATCTTCGGCTACGATGTGCTGCTGGAAACTGATGCATTTATCCGCAAGATTCTGCAAGCCGAACCTTTTCAAAAGCGCATGGGAACCGCTGAGTTTCACCATTTACTAGGAAAGTATGTTTGGGAAATCGAAAAGCAATTGGGAGTGAAAAATTCCTGTTTGTTGGCGACAGCTTATGAGTATGGCGTACCTATATATACGTCTTCACCTGGAGATAGTTCCATTGGGATGAATGTCGCGGCTTTGGCGTTTGAAGGTTCGCAGTTAATTTTAGATCCCTCAATTGATGTGAACGAGACAGCTGCGATCGCCTACAATGCACGAGAAGGTGAAGGCAAAAGTGCAGCTGTAATTATCGGTGGTGGCAGTCCAAAGAACTTTTTGCTACAAACTCAGCCGCAAATTCACGAGGTATTAGGGTTAGAAGAACGGGGACACGATTACTTTGTCCAGTTTACCGATGCGCGTCCTGATACAGGTGGTTTGTCTGGGGCGACACCTTCGGAAGCTGTGAGTTGGGGTAAAATCGACCCGGAAGAATTACCCAGTACGATTGTTTGTTATACCGATAGCACAATAGCCCTACCGTTGGTGACAGCATACGTCCTGAAGCAGTGTCAACCACGCCCATTAAAGCGGCTGTATGACAGACGAGAAGCCATTGTTGAGGCATTGCGCCAAGACTATTTGGCTGCTAAATCACAACCCTCAGATAAAATTCCTGCGGCTGTTGCAGATGATGCATCTCAGCAAGCAGCTACTTATCCTTGTGGTAGGTTGATTCCTAATACTCCTTAG
- a CDS encoding Appr-1-p processing domain protein: MIEQTSVFQGDITQLPVDAIVNAAKNSLLGGGGVDGAIHRAAGPELLAECRQLHGCATGEAKITKGYKLPAKWVIHTVGPVWHGGNQGEDEMLARCYRNSLTLAEQYQIKTIAFPAISTGVYGFPFERASRIAIAEVNKFLHSHKSLQQVIFVCFGQTAYECYLKVIQELAES, encoded by the coding sequence ATGATCGAGCAAACATCAGTTTTTCAAGGTGATATAACGCAGCTACCAGTAGATGCAATTGTCAACGCTGCAAAAAATTCTCTACTTGGTGGTGGCGGTGTTGATGGTGCAATTCATCGCGCTGCTGGGCCAGAATTGTTGGCAGAATGTCGCCAGTTACATGGTTGTGCTACTGGGGAAGCTAAAATTACCAAAGGTTATAAACTCCCGGCAAAATGGGTAATTCACACTGTCGGGCCAGTTTGGCACGGTGGGAATCAAGGTGAAGATGAGATGTTAGCTCGATGTTATCGCAACAGCTTGACTTTGGCTGAACAATATCAAATTAAAACTATTGCTTTCCCAGCGATTAGCACAGGTGTGTATGGTTTTCCATTTGAACGCGCTAGCAGAATTGCGATCGCGGAAGTTAACAAGTTTTTACACAGCCATAAGTCTCTACAACAAGTAATTTTTGTTTGTTTTGGACAAACTGCCTACGAATGTTATCTCAAGGTTATACAAGAATTAGCAGAAAGCTAG
- a CDS encoding cob(I)alamin adenosyltransferase — protein sequence MKDDTPQQLDSDQEIARVIDEVMSSSLSNEQYRKKMQRRKEVQEKRIAQAVPEKGLIIVNTGNGKGKTTAALGMVLRSLGHGYKVAIVQFIKGAWEPSEKRVFSNWQDQLEFHAMGEGFTWETQDRDRDLDKAQAAWEKSLEYIRNPDFRLVLLDEINIALKMGYLQVDQVLAGLATKPADTHVILTGRGAPTALIERADLVTEMTLIKHPFRDQGVKAQPGIEY from the coding sequence ATGAAAGACGACACCCCACAACAATTAGATTCAGACCAAGAGATTGCACGTGTAATTGACGAAGTAATGTCCTCATCTTTAAGTAACGAACAGTACCGCAAAAAGATGCAGCGACGTAAAGAAGTACAGGAAAAGCGCATAGCACAAGCTGTACCGGAAAAGGGATTAATTATTGTAAATACTGGTAATGGTAAAGGTAAAACAACTGCGGCTTTAGGGATGGTATTGCGATCGCTTGGTCACGGATATAAAGTAGCGATCGTCCAGTTTATCAAAGGAGCCTGGGAACCATCAGAAAAAAGGGTGTTCAGTAATTGGCAAGACCAGTTAGAATTTCATGCTATGGGCGAAGGCTTTACCTGGGAAACCCAAGACCGCGATCGCGATTTAGATAAAGCTCAAGCCGCCTGGGAGAAATCATTAGAATATATTCGTAACCCAGACTTCAGATTAGTTCTATTAGATGAAATTAATATTGCTTTGAAAATGGGTTACTTACAAGTTGACCAAGTGTTAGCCGGGTTAGCCACAAAACCTGCTGATACTCACGTTATTCTTACAGGTAGAGGTGCACCAACCGCTTTAATTGAGCGAGCCGATCTAGTTACAGAAATGACTTTAATTAAGCATCCTTTCCGCGATCAAGGTGTAAAAGCTCAACCGGGAATCGAGTATTAA
- a CDS encoding DNA adenine methylase has protein sequence MTSVPHLVQYQGSKRNLASDILQFLPKTLDRLVEPFAGTAAISIAAAYQKISQNFWLNDLNQPLVELLELIVKNPEKIATGYENIWNEQHSNSLEHYYQARDKFNRTHDPQIFLYLLARCVKGSVRYNSDGLFNQSPDKRRKGTQPDKMRKNIEGISRLLKNKCRFTCLDYREVLSTVRQGDFIYLDPPYQGVCGNRDTRYFSGISFDDFVIALEDLNRKRVAFVVSYDGKRGNKTFGNTLPEELGLKKIEIEVGRSSQATLLGQEEITIEFLYLSPSLFRNQTSEIESYISRSRKQLILMEKYG, from the coding sequence ATGACAAGTGTCCCGCATCTGGTTCAATATCAAGGCAGTAAAAGAAACCTGGCATCAGATATTCTCCAATTTCTGCCTAAAACTTTAGATAGATTGGTCGAGCCATTTGCGGGAACTGCTGCAATTAGTATTGCTGCTGCTTATCAAAAAATTTCCCAAAATTTTTGGCTCAATGATTTAAATCAACCCCTAGTTGAATTATTAGAATTAATCGTAAAAAATCCTGAAAAAATAGCAACTGGTTATGAAAATATCTGGAATGAGCAGCATAGCAATTCGCTAGAACATTACTATCAAGCCAGAGATAAGTTTAATAGGACTCACGATCCTCAAATTTTTCTGTATTTATTGGCGCGATGCGTGAAAGGGTCTGTTCGATATAACTCTGATGGTCTTTTTAACCAAAGCCCTGATAAAAGGCGAAAGGGAACTCAGCCTGACAAAATGAGAAAAAATATAGAAGGGATTTCTCGTCTGCTGAAAAATAAGTGCAGATTCACTTGTTTAGATTATAGAGAAGTTTTGTCTACAGTTAGACAAGGTGATTTTATCTATTTAGATCCCCCTTATCAAGGTGTGTGTGGTAATAGAGATACAAGATATTTTTCGGGAATCAGTTTTGATGATTTTGTTATCGCTCTTGAGGATTTAAATCGAAAAAGAGTAGCGTTTGTAGTTAGTTATGATGGCAAACGAGGAAATAAAACTTTCGGTAACACCTTACCAGAAGAATTAGGGCTGAAAAAGATAGAAATTGAGGTTGGGCGCTCATCCCAAGCAACTCTTTTGGGGCAAGAGGAAATAACGATAGAGTTCTTGTACTTATCACCATCTTTATTTCGTAATCAAACTTCAGAGATAGAAAGCTATATTAGCAGATCGCGCAAACAGCTTATTCTGATGGAGAAGTATGGATAG
- a CDS encoding MarR family transcriptional regulator, with amino-acid sequence MPKLGKPTEECAARVMETVPLLMRFIRADMRSHNAESLSIPQLRSLAFLNRNSGASLSEVAEHLGVTCATASTTIERLVQRNLVQRSDHPQERRRIVLNLTEEGKLLLKQSQDTTRTHIADILERLTPEQVSDIEEGLALLKNLFEQTDIKKAP; translated from the coding sequence ATGCCCAAGCTCGGAAAACCCACTGAAGAATGTGCCGCTAGAGTTATGGAAACAGTTCCTTTGCTGATGCGGTTTATCCGAGCAGATATGCGCAGTCACAATGCTGAATCTCTATCCATACCCCAGTTGCGATCGCTAGCATTTCTCAATCGCAATTCTGGTGCATCATTATCTGAGGTAGCAGAACATTTAGGCGTCACCTGTGCTACAGCATCAACAACCATAGAACGTTTAGTCCAACGCAATCTAGTGCAACGTAGCGATCATCCTCAAGAACGGCGGCGAATAGTTCTGAATTTAACTGAAGAGGGAAAACTGCTGTTAAAGCAATCCCAAGACACAACGCGCACTCATATTGCTGATATTCTAGAGCGTCTGACACCAGAACAAGTATCTGACATTGAAGAAGGCTTGGCTCTACTCAAAAATCTTTTCGAGCAAACAGATATTAAAAAAGCTCCTTAA
- a CDS encoding monooxygenase FAD-binding protein translates to MNIQEHSLTQNSTKQTVEKIAIIGAGPGGLATAIALRNQGFDVQVYEKAQEFRPAGTGLGLTPNGLNCLEAISPGIVESLKSAGCELRQSALKNVNGETIRTNTAKYLEKYGQTFIIIWWWNLQQVLASRLPSEIIHLNHRCIGFQQNDRSVEIYFDGGNTVNADFVIGADGVNSAIRETLTGEGQPNYLRSMCWRSVIKYNHDLFNSNDLIFVKGNRQFMYLLNVGDGYTSWISRKFLPDYSLSQSAEQVKSRILNELKDWDKSFRAVVEATPAEQIMEHPICDRPPLTHWSRGRVTLLGDAAHPMAPALAQGANSTFEDAYELQACLSQESHLEAALNRYEQRCIERTQVIQARSALGEMRYYEIDTETFDRQMQERSQLVNNDDFQSWLYSYKPY, encoded by the coding sequence ATGAATATACAAGAACACTCTCTTACCCAGAACTCAACTAAACAGACAGTAGAAAAAATTGCTATCATTGGTGCTGGCCCTGGTGGTTTGGCTACTGCGATCGCACTACGAAACCAAGGATTTGATGTTCAGGTATACGAAAAAGCACAAGAGTTTCGCCCTGCTGGTACTGGTCTAGGACTCACTCCCAACGGATTGAATTGTTTAGAAGCAATTTCGCCAGGAATAGTTGAGAGTCTGAAAAGTGCAGGCTGTGAACTTCGCCAGTCAGCTTTAAAAAATGTTAATGGAGAAACAATCCGCACTAATACAGCCAAGTATTTAGAGAAATACGGTCAGACATTTATCATTATTTGGTGGTGGAATTTACAACAAGTTCTGGCATCTAGATTGCCATCAGAAATTATCCACCTCAATCATCGCTGCATTGGCTTTCAACAAAACGATCGGAGTGTGGAAATCTATTTTGATGGTGGAAATACAGTAAATGCTGATTTTGTAATTGGTGCTGATGGTGTTAACTCTGCGATTAGAGAAACTTTAACTGGAGAAGGTCAGCCTAATTATTTGCGCAGTATGTGTTGGCGTTCAGTCATCAAATATAACCACGATCTGTTTAATTCCAACGATCTAATTTTTGTTAAAGGTAATAGACAGTTCATGTACCTGCTCAACGTGGGTGATGGATACACCAGTTGGATTAGTCGTAAATTCTTACCTGATTACTCTCTTTCACAGAGTGCCGAACAAGTCAAATCTCGTATTCTCAATGAATTAAAAGACTGGGATAAATCCTTTCGGGCGGTTGTAGAAGCAACACCAGCCGAGCAAATCATGGAGCATCCTATCTGCGATCGCCCGCCATTAACTCATTGGAGCCGAGGCAGAGTCACACTTCTAGGCGATGCTGCTCATCCAATGGCACCTGCTTTAGCGCAGGGAGCAAATTCTACTTTTGAAGATGCATACGAATTGCAAGCGTGTTTATCCCAGGAATCTCATCTGGAAGCAGCTTTAAATAGGTATGAACAGCGGTGCATTGAGCGCACACAAGTTATTCAAGCTCGTAGTGCGTTAGGTGAGATGCGCTATTACGAAATCGATACTGAGACATTTGACAGGCAAATGCAAGAGCGATCGCAATTAGTAAATAATGATGATTTTCAAAGTTGGCTCTATAGCTACAAGCCATACTGA
- a CDS encoding putative oxygen-independent coproporphyrinogen III oxidase, whose translation MFLTMDKKVNFYSIPRSAYVHIPFCRRRCFYCDFPISVVGDRLRGETSGTISQYVELLTQEISITPIFGQPLKTIFFGGGTPSLLSIDQLQKILKTLEKRFGIVPGAEISMEMDPGTFDLAHIAGYRSLGVNRVSLGVQAFQEELLKVAGRSHSTADIFAAVELVRKVEIPEFSLDLISGLPHQSLDCWQDSLAQAVGISPTHISIYDLTIEPGTAFGRYYKPGDLPLPTDETTVKMYQMAQQVLTGAGYEHYEISNYAQPGHQCQHNRVYWENRPYYGFGMGAASYIEGKRFTRPRKTKEYYQWVKAGCVVDCEVTPADEVLLETLMLGLRLAEGVNLSTLAAEFGEKKVEEIHKFLQPYLAKGWVEIVEGQLRLSDPQGFLFSNVVLAELFAELGE comes from the coding sequence ATGTTTCTCACAATGGATAAAAAAGTTAATTTTTATAGCATTCCTAGGTCTGCTTATGTACATATTCCATTTTGTAGACGCAGGTGCTTTTATTGCGATTTTCCCATATCTGTTGTGGGCGATCGCTTGCGTGGTGAAACATCTGGTACTATCTCCCAATATGTAGAACTACTAACTCAAGAAATCAGCATTACACCGATATTTGGTCAACCCTTAAAGACGATTTTTTTTGGCGGTGGTACTCCTTCACTACTCTCAATAGACCAGTTACAAAAGATACTAAAGACACTAGAAAAGCGTTTTGGGATTGTACCAGGGGCAGAAATTTCAATGGAAATGGACCCAGGTACGTTTGATTTAGCACATATCGCAGGTTATCGCAGTCTTGGGGTGAATCGGGTAAGTTTGGGCGTACAGGCTTTTCAAGAAGAGTTACTCAAAGTTGCTGGGCGATCGCACTCAACTGCGGATATTTTTGCAGCTGTGGAATTAGTCCGCAAAGTCGAGATTCCCGAATTTAGTTTAGACTTAATTTCTGGTCTACCACATCAGTCTTTAGATTGTTGGCAGGATTCGCTAGCACAAGCTGTAGGGATATCTCCAACCCACATCTCTATCTATGACCTTACAATTGAGCCAGGTACGGCTTTTGGTCGTTATTACAAACCAGGCGATCTCCCTTTACCCACAGATGAAACCACAGTCAAAATGTACCAGATGGCACAGCAAGTTTTGACTGGTGCAGGTTACGAGCATTATGAAATCTCTAACTATGCTCAACCCGGTCATCAATGTCAGCATAATCGGGTTTATTGGGAAAATCGACCTTATTATGGTTTTGGTATGGGTGCGGCTAGCTACATTGAGGGGAAACGGTTCACTCGTCCGCGCAAGACTAAAGAGTATTACCAATGGGTAAAAGCTGGCTGTGTAGTCGATTGTGAAGTCACACCAGCAGATGAAGTTTTGTTAGAAACCTTAATGTTGGGATTACGTTTAGCTGAAGGTGTGAATTTATCCACATTAGCAGCGGAGTTTGGCGAGAAGAAGGTAGAGGAGATTCACAAATTTTTACAGCCGTATTTGGCGAAAGGTTGGGTAGAAATTGTAGAGGGACAATTACGTTTGAGCGATCCCCAAGGATTTTTATTTTCTAATGTGGTTTTAGCGGAGTTGTTTGCAGAATTGGGTGAATAA